The genomic interval tatgtgtatgtatatgtatatatatgtgtatatatatatatatatatatatatatagatatatatagatatctatatctatatatatagatatagatatatatagatatagatgatCTGGTGTGACAgaactttatatattttagtattGCAGAGTATACCGATACTACAAAAGTATCGTGATACCCAGCCATTAAAAACTATATAATACCTAATTCTATTACTCATTGATacttggagagagagagaactctccctccatccatcaccCGATGTTCTTCACGTTTAATACAACTACAGATTTactgaggtttctggtataactacagtatttccttgtataaaagttgTCCTGTGTACAGTATGAAGCTGGCATCTtccactcctgcaaatatttcacaataaaactcttttaaaaacaaatgaatggattcagtcaccAGAAACACTgtagtgcttttattttgaataggGTGTTCTACAGAAGCATTTCTGTTTgtgacagataaacattgaaactgctgaaagatcattttctctgtatattctgCTATGAACTGCTCAGAACATCAACATCGTGAAGAGCAGCTCTGAACAGCAGCTGATTATATATAGCCTACatgcataaatataaacaaacaagaaaacaatctTATTGAGCAtggaaataataaacataaataacattGTTAGTTTGACATTTCATGTGATGAAGCTCAAACTCAGGATTTCTCTTCTCACTACTGGTAACAAACTAATTCAGCTAATTAAATCCTCTGCGATGAATAATTTATCACCATCGTTTTTCTAATCCAGTTTTTTATTGACTCAGATAGAGACTCtgtttttaagaaaagtatcaaaaCTCATGACTTGGTATCTGTATAGAAACAAAGACTTAAGTTACATTTATAGTTTTAttgatgtaaataaacaaacctctctctctccagtcttGTTCCAGTTCTCAGTGTCGTTCGACCACCTCGGTCTTTCAGTCCAAAGCAAAGTAAGAACACGGATACATACATTCCTCATTTGTCGCTATTGTTgtatacatattaatatatcAGATATATGTATTGATCACATTGATGATGTATTGATCAGATTGGTGATTGACGACGGGACAGGTGAGGCTCACGTCTGCTTCTCAGGCGCTCTGGTTCGTCctctgctgggattggctgatTCTcagtgggaggggcttcagAGGGCtctcagggtcaaaggtcacatcagAGTGTACCCGCGTGGGCGGAGCATGGTCagtgtcacttcctgtatgtAGCAGCTGCAGGTGGATCAGTGCAGCGGTCAGACACacctgtacctgtctgtctctcaggtgtgtgacgacacccactcctcctccacctgtcgGCCATGTGCAGCAGTGATGTCGTGTGTCGGCCGCTCTCCtcacctgcaggaaacacaacaaccaGAGACCAgagggtaacacacacacacacacacacacacacacacacacacacaccggtgatgctgatgtgtgtttatttcagagATGAGGAGATTCAGTCGAGGAGACAGAGACTTCATGACCAGGATGACTCCGCCTCTCCAGCTCACCTGTCTGACTGTCACACCTGACGTCACATGACTGTATGTGTTGTCATGTGACCTCATGTGACCTGTACCTGACGTACCTGGCTAAGGTTAACCCTAGCTCATGTGATCTGAGGTCACCTGACTCCCTCACAGGATGTGGTTTAGGGTGTTGATCTCCACGTCACCACCAGGTGGAAccatttcatgtgttttaatgatgtaaataaagtttcacGTGTTCTCTCCGTTTCAGCTCTGATTTTACACCAACTttctgttgtcatggaaacatgaCTAACATGCACATGTGGTTAAATGTAgaacacatatatatttttacatttaatttcgAGGTAAAGTTGATAGTGTCCCAATAGTAGacatttttcagaaacaaaaataGGGTTTGGATTTTAACACTTTACATTTATGGATGTATGGAGCAGAACGAATTCTCAGATTAAAAACGTAGGACACGTCACTGAAggcttcagccaatcagagcagagctcTGACGTCACAAGCACCTCTGGCTGGAGGACATCTGTCTCACTGCACTGAAGCGACTGATGGACTCCAGTCCTCCAACTGCTGCTCCTGGGAACTGATGACTCACTAGCAGCTcttttctgattggctgctgaagCTGAACTGAAAGTAAATGTGGGGACATTCCACAGACGCTGCGTTCAggtgctgcaggaaaacttAGTCCTTATATTAACTCAGCTATTGGAACTGATCCAGTCCTGGTTTCCCAGTGACACCTGAAGGCATCATGTGGTCCaactggctctgtgtgtgttcctgtccttatatctttgtgaggaccctTTTAAGACttagagtgaggacattttgtctggtcctcacttcttcaaaggaCTGTTTGAAGGTGAAGACTTGGTTTCAGGGTTAGAATTAAGTTTAGGTCGGAGTTGGGGGAAGGGGCTAGGGattgcattatgccaatgagtcctcactaagatagaagtacaaacgtttgtgtgtgagaggcaggAGAGTGGTCTGACCCCCCACTCTGAACTCTTAGAGAAGTGATGATTCACAGGAGCTGCGTGATCGTTGATCACATGACGATCAATCATCCAACCATCTTCTTCCATGTACCCCAGATTACTGCAGTACTCTAAAGTACCACAGTATTTGAAGTACTACAGTACTCTGCACTCTGTACAAACACTCTTCACAAGTCAAAGTGACATTCTATTTTTATAATTGATGTTTCTTGTGTTAAAAATCTAGTAGAAGTGCACGTGTCCCAAGTGTAGCTGAGTatagtacttgagtaaatgtactcagttACTCTGAGCTGTGGAGGAAGTGATGAAAGGTTCAGATTTTAACAGagacatttattgtgaaaagatTTAAGTTCTATGTAGAacaataaagtttgtttaaagaaTCCAGAGTAGCGGCTGCCTCAGTCTACCTGgacactgatgacatcatgtcCTCTCtgcgctgtgattggctgcactGAGTTAGCGCtcagctgtgtgtcagtgagtgtgagtgagtgtgagtgtgagtgagagtgagtgagctgctgatgaagatgaagatgaacgTCCTTGTCCTCTGCtttgtcctcagtgtctctgctgaAGGTAAGACAGACACTACAGACCATCAACTTTTATTAGTATAATTTATATTCTGACATCCTCTGATCttaacctcaacaagagtaaaactgaCTAAAAAGTGGTGACATGGTAcaatgagctctttaaggtttgaagctgccatattattaatgtaggtgaggaggaggattttaaatTCTCAACTAACTACAGTCAGTTAACTAACCACTCATAGTCAGTTAACTAACCACCCATAGTTAACTAACCACCCATAGTCAGTTAACCAGCTCTTGTGTCTTCAGGTCTACACGAGGACCTTGCGGTTATTGGATGTTCAGACTCTGATGGTGAGTTCGCATATAACCTGGATGGTGAAGAGATGTGGTACGCTGACTTCATCAATAACAGAGGAGTCTATCCTCAGCCCAGTTTCATTGATCACATGAGCTACCAGGAAGGCATTTATCAACAAGCTGTGGCCAATGTACAAATCTGCAAAGGCAACTTGGGAACCCTTCGTCAGGCTTTGAAGGACTTCAAGctggaaaatggtaaaaataaacaaatacttctgtcaatacaacaaaaaataatccatgtttacaaatcaataaaatccaGTGTGAGCTGTGTGTAAGTAGAAGTTATTACTGGTGCTGGTCACCAGTTACCAGCCACTAGTTTAAAATGGTCACGTTCaaacctttgttttatttctggatCGATTGTTTCAGATCATTCTGCTTCAAACACAACTGCTTCATGACCTGATGCTAAACTACTGTATATATGACACCAACTTAAAATGGTGAGAAGATTATTCCTAACCGTGGTGTTCCTTTACAGATCCTCCCTCCAGTCCGATGATCTACACCAGAGACGTGGTGGAGCCGGAGGAAAAACACCCTGATCTGTCATGTGACTGGTTTCTACCCAGCTCCCGTTCACGTCTACTGGACCAAGAGCAGAGAACGTGACTGAAGGAACAAGTCTCAATGTTCCCTATCCCAACACAGATCGTTCCTTCAGACAGACGGCCAGACTGGACTTCATCGCTCAGCAGGGAGACGTCTACAGCTGCACAGTTTCACACCCAGCTCTGGACCAACCACTGACCAAAATCTGGGGTAAGAAGTGTTTCTTTAAAGAAAGATTAAAGGAGATAACTGACCAACCCCTGATCAGAGTTAACGGATCAGACTACATGAGATAACATCTGTGTTGTGTCTCCAGATGTGAACGTGCCGCAGCCCGGTGTTGGACCGTCTGTTTTTTGCGGAGTGGGTCTGAGCGTCGGTCTGCTCGGTGTTGCTGCTGGAACCTTCTTCCTCATCAAAGGGAACGAgtgcagctgattggctgcggCGGATGATGACATGTTCCTGCTTTTTTCTCACCTGAagctttgtcttgtttttttttgcctcctgTTTTTGCAGCTTCGACACATTGTAACATAAAGATCATAAatatcatctgtgtgtgttttaaatcaataacTTTATCAAATCTTTCTGCTCATTTATAAATGAAGTTAAACAGTGAAGAAGAATAAACAGTAAATTTAAACCTGACTCATCGTTTGTTCCACTTCCACCTGATGTCGACTTCTGTTATAAAATCAACAACATTTACATTCGTGCACAACAACAGACGTCATGTGATAAAGTTGTTGGTCAGTTTTGTGCTTCGAGCcgttgtgatgtcatcagggttgAAAGAAGGTGAGTgtagaaagagagggaggtgaggaaCGGAAGAACAAACcgatataatatatttattatatatgatTGGGCTGAAAGGTTTGAATCATTGAATCACACCAGGGATGAACCCCCGATAATGATAATGAGCCGAACAGCCAGTTCCAGTTTGTACACCATTCCAAGAGCTCCACAGATGATGTCATCGGACACACCCCTCTATACCACCGGAACAAAGAGATGATTGTTCAGAtcagctgctcctctgtggAGAAGGTCAGCCTCCACATCATCTCTCCTCACACACCTGAGCAAGAGCTCAGCGGAGTCAAACCCCCCACCCTCACATCATCGGGGTCTCACTCCCCTCCATTCAGGACACTCAGAAGGTTTTGTGTGACTCCTCCCACCCCTCTCACTGCTGGATGTGTTGCCTCCAATAAAGTGATTCATATGAATAAATGAACGAGGTCGTTACTGGAGAAACAAAAACTATTgaaaggaagtgtgtgtttgaaatgaggAGTTGAGTCTTGTTAAGTCGTCATAACCGTGAGCTCAACgataacaaatgtaaaaaccaaaaccacCAACAGATATTTACAGGATCCATCAGGACGTGAAGGgaacttttatttcttttgatttCAAAGGTGCTGATGTGAGCAGAAGATAAATATCAAGAGATGAAATCCTTGACTTGTTTAATGCAGGATACACTAACTGTTTCATTATGGTTTATTAACTttcaggactcgttcacacctggtttgtttcagagcttcagactcttcagttcagtctgaacctgaacatcaggtgtgaacggttcctcagaccagaagaggtgttctgggtctggagCGGGGGGGCAGCTTCGGTCCTGGGAGCCCGactcctgcagcacaaacagatcaaaaggaacaaacacatgaagcctGGTTCACGTGGACCAGGAGGACAATAAGAATCCAACTCTCGAGATGCTGAACTTTAAACCTGATCAGCTTCAGAACATGATATAACTTTGTCCTGAACCTTTACTCCTCagacactctgactctgagcaGACTTCCTCCACACTTGTCTTCCTGGTAACAGGTGACGTTTcaggtcatgtgatcatttcCTCTGGTTTTAAGAGCAGCTCTCAGTCACActgagtcagtgtttgtcaaGTGAGCAGAGGAACATGGCTTCATTCTTCCTcagcttctccctcttcttcatcactgtctGCGCAGCAGGTGAGATCAAAATACTGATCACTGATCAATTCACTGATCAACACACTGATCAATACAAGGATCATTCTCTGACTCTTTTTTGTTGTCTGTTCTTCAGATGGATTCCTGAATTATGTGGTAACTAATTGTGAGTTTAACTCCACTGAGCTGAACGACATTGAGTACATCGAGTCTTACTATTACAACAAACTGGAGATCATCACGTTCAGGAGCAGCGTGGGGAAGTATGTCGGATACACTGCGATTGGAGAGAAGAACGCTGAGAGATTGAACAAGGGTCCAGATCTGGTCCAGGCGAGAGCTCAGAAGGCGGCTTACTGCTTACGCAACGTTGGAAATGATGCAAAAAGTGCTCTGACGAAgtcaggtgagtgagtgtgtgtcagtgagtgtgtgtctgtgtgtgtgtgtctctgtgtgtcagtgagtgtgtgaaagtgtgtgtgtctgtgtgagtgtgtgagtgagtcagttcaagtgtctgtgtgtgtgtgtgtgtgtgtgagtcagtgagagtgtctctgtgtgtgtgtgtgtgtgtgagtgtcagtgagtgtgtgtgagtcagtgagagtgtctctgtgtgtgtgtgtctgtgtgtgttcttcatgtTCCAGCTCAGATTCATAAAGAAAAACTGGTGagacaaagtttttttttttaaagtttgaaatgaGACTCGACAGTTTCTATAATaaatgaacataaataaatctggagacaaacaataaatatcGAAGGAGGTAGACTCAGCTCTGTGTCACCACCTGCTGGTCACACACTGTAACTACAGCCACTGACTGAAGCTTCTCTTTGTtctttcatgaaataaaataaaagatgaaacaaTTCTTTGATGTTTTCAGTTGAATAATCAAACCACAGACTCTAAGATCCAGTTCACACCTGACGTGACCAACATCTGTCTTCCAGTCAAACCCTCCGTCAGACTTCACTCTGTGGCGCCACCAGCTGGCAAACATCCGGCCATGTTGGTCTGCAGCGTCTACGACTTCTACCCCAAACTGATCAGAGTGAGCTGGCAAAGAGACGGACAGGAAGTCACCCATGAGGTCACTTCCACTGATGAGCTGGCAGACGGTGATTGGTTCTACCAGATCCACTCCCACCTGGAGTACACGCCCAGGTGAGTCCAGGCTCAGGTCCAGTTGGGTCCAGTTGGGTCCAGTTGGGTCCAGTTGGGTCCAGTTGAGTTCAAATGGGTCCAGTTGAGTCCAGGCTCAGGTCCAGTTGAGTTCAAATGGGTCCAGTTGGGTCCAGTTGAGTCCAGTTGAGTTCAAATGGGTCCAGTTGGGTCCAGTTGAGTCCAGTTGAGTCCAGTTGGGTCCAGTTGGGTCCAGTTGGGGTCAGAGCAACAGAAACTGATGGTTTGCTTGTGTTGAATCAGGTCTGGAGAGAAGATTTCCTGTGTGGTGGAACACGCCAGCCTGAGTAAACCTCTGATCACTGACTGGGGTAAatacctgtctgtgtgttcccctgctcacctgtctgtctgctcacctgtctgtctgctcacctgtctgtctgctcacctgtctgtctgctaacctgtctgtctgctcacctgtctgtctgctcacctgtctgcctgctcacctgtctgtgtgttccctgctcacctgtctgtctgctcacttgtctgtctgctcacgtgtctgtctgctcacctgtctgtctgctcacctgtctgtctgctcacttgtctgtctgctcacttgtctgtctgctcacctgtctgtctgctcacttgtctgtctgctcacctgtctgtctgctgacctgtctgcctgctcacctgtctgtgtgttcccctgctcacctgtctgtctgctcacctgtctgtgtgttcccctgctcacctgtctgcctgctcacctgtctgtctgctcacttgtctgtctgctcacctgtctgtgtgttcccctgctcacctgtctgtctgctcacctgtctgtgtgttcccctgctcacctgtctgcctgctcacctgtctgtctgctgacctgtctgcctgctcacctgtctgtgtgttcccctgctcacctgtctgtctgctcacctgtctgtgtgttcccctgctcacctgtctgtctgctcacctgtctgtctgctcacctgtctgtctgctcacctgtctgtctgctcacctgtctttCTACCTTTCTGTCCTCAGATCCATCCATGCCTGAGTCAGAAAGAAACAAGATCGCCATCGGAACCTCAGGACTGATCCTGGGTCTGACCTTATCTCTGGCTGGATTCATCTACTACAAGAGGAAGGCCCAAGGTCAGAGCCAGAAACCCACTTCACACCAGTTTAGACCAGTTTTAGTGgagtgtatttgttttgattctgttcttgtctcttctctttAAACCAGGGCGAATCCTGGTTCCCACTAACTGAGTTTGGTCCTGGTCCTGGACCTGTTGCTGTTTTCCTGATGGAAGAAAAATTGGCTGCTGCTTCAACCTGCTTTCTGTTTTCAGCTCAGCAGACTCagtgcttccacctgctggaCTGGCTGAACACCAGATCATCTGATGGTCTGTGCTGGTCTGATCCCGACCCAGTCCTGTTCTCCATCAGGACTGGGGTGCTTCCTCTGACAGTCCAGGATCTGGTCTGATCCAGACTCTGGTGTATCAGCTGGATCACAAACACCTGATTTGTAGCTTCACGTGTGAAATCTATATTTTTCCATCCTCCTGTtgtcaaactgttttaaatccTCTTTGATCCAGATCTCAGGTTTCTATATTCTTACTGTTTTCTAATCACAATAAACTTTGAAACTAAGAAACACGACGTCTTTACTCGTCATCGTTTTTATAACTCGACGCTTAGCAACACTGAGAATCAGACTCCAGCTGGAAGTAGATCTTTGTtaaagactggacgttagcttagctttgtgtctttagctttgtttatgactggacgttagcttagctttgtgtctttagctttgttaaagacaGGACGTTAGCctagctttgtgtctttagctttattaaagactggacgttagcttagctttgtgtctttagctttgttaatgactggacgttagcttagctttgtgtctttagctttgttaaagacaGGACGTTAGCatagctttgtgtctttagctttattaAAGGCTGGAcattagcttagctttgtgtctttagctttattaaagactggacgtgagcttagctttgtgtctttagcttcaTTAAAGgctggacgttagcttagctttgtgtctttagctttgttaatgactggaagttagcttagctttgtgtctttagctttattaaagactggacgttagcttagctttgtgtctttagctttattaatgactggacgttagcttagctttgtgtcttta from Hippoglossus stenolepis isolate QCI-W04-F060 chromosome 23, HSTE1.2, whole genome shotgun sequence carries:
- the LOC118103061 gene encoding H-2 class II histocompatibility antigen, E-D beta chain-like isoform X1; amino-acid sequence: MASFFLSFSLFFITVCAADGFLNYVVTNCEFNSTELNDIEYIESYYYNKLEIITFRSSVGKYVGYTAIGEKNAERLNKGPDLVQARAQKAAYCLRNVGNDAKSALTKSVKPSVRLHSVAPPAGKHPAMLVCSVYDFYPKLIRVSWQRDGQEVTHEVTSTDELADGDWFYQIHSHLEYTPRSGEKISCVVEHASLSKPLITDWDPSMPESERNKIAIGTSGLILGLTLSLAGFIYYKRKAQGRILVPTN
- the LOC118103061 gene encoding H-2 class II histocompatibility antigen, E-D beta chain-like isoform X2, encoding MASFFLRFSLFFITVCAADGFLNYVVTNCEFNSTELNDIEYIESYYYNKLEIITFRSSVGKYVGYTAIGEKNAERLNKGPDLVQARAQKAAYCLRNVGNDAKSALTKSVKPSVRLHSVAPPAGKHPAMLVCSVYDFYPKLIRVSWQRDGQEVTHEVTSTDELADGDWFYQIHSHLEYTPRSGEKISCVVEHASLSKPLITDWDPSMPESERNKIAIGTSGLILGLTLSLAGFIYYKRKAQGRILVPTN